The Cucurbita pepo subsp. pepo cultivar mu-cu-16 chromosome LG15, ASM280686v2, whole genome shotgun sequence genome contains the following window.
attgtcctctttgggctttccctttcggacttaccctcatagtttttaaaacgcatctgctcgggagaggttttcacaatcttataaagggtgtttcagtctcctccccaaccgatgtgggatttcacaaaaTTCCTTTACTTTACTGAAATCTCTGTAAAAAAGGGTAATCTTCATAAATAGATTCTATGTTTAAAAGCAAGATTATGTTTACTGTTCCTTTAAAGGTGGATTGATatcaacaaaacaagaacCCTATCAAGAACAATCCACCAGAAAGAGTGAGAAGGTAGCAGAATTGACAAACCTCACAGAATCAATGTCCTTGCCATTGTTATCTAATACCACATCAAATGAAGCTCCTGCCACAACCTTCCCAACTTCTGCAGGATACCCCCATACCGTCTTGCCTCCAGCACTCACAATTTCCTAAAAAAACATCCCAAAACATACAGACAGTTAGTTAACCACCACTCATTTCGAGTTCCCTGGGTTGTGAGTATATCACAAATGACTAACTGAGAATCTGTTAAATGGAGGTTTCTTCATCTTGTCGGAACTCTCTTCACCGACAGTCAAAATTGTGACCTCATGGCCGGAACCCAGAAGCTGTTTGGCAAAATAGAAGCCGATTACGGCATGTCCGCCGCTATTTGTGTTGACAATCAAGACGTTCTTCTTGTCAGCAGAGCTAGCCCTGACACTGAAGGAGCAGACATTGGAGCGTCTGGAAGAGGAGGGAAAAGGGAGAAAGGAATGGGAAATGGCGAAAGAGGATGTCAGAGCAGAAGGGGAAGAGATTGGGGAAAGTGATGAACGCAGAAGACAAGGAGAAAGGGAAGATGGAAGATGAATGGAGGGCTTAGAGGTGAAGAgggaagacgaagaagaagcgAGAGCAGCCATGGAATCGAAGAATTTTGAGCTGGACCGTGTGAAGATGAGAATCAGCTCTTTTAGCTATCAGATAGATGATGTATGATAACGGCCAATCATTTTGCCATGGCCATTATACCACTTCGCTAATGTAAAggtgaaaaattaaatggtcAAATTGGAAAGTGGATACAGACCAAATTCCGAACTAGTTGAACGATATTAACGATATTATCGCTTTTAATGATACTTACCGATACTATGAATGTTCATTTGACTCAGAATCCAACCAAATCAAACTATTCAACCtaaaagttgatttttttttttttttccaatttggGCAGTGAACGATACTTACCCATATTATGGATGTTCATATGACCCGAGAATCCAACCAAGTTAGACTATTcaacccaaatcataaaagttgagttgggttatatatatattgtggacagagttgaaaaattgaaaattaataggGCTACAAcccaatctaacccaaccctaAGAtcattattatgaaaattaagaatatttgacatttataaATGATGTCAGTGATGTGTTGTAAATAAGTAACAAAACATCTCGATAACCCAActtaaaaatagaagattAGATTATGAGCTATATTCAAATGGTTCGAGTCACAAACTCAACCATCTCCAATTTAATCTAATTCAACCGTCACACATTAGTATTATTGTTTGCATAAATGAGTTAATTTAAGTTGAATTAGGCACATTAATTTAAGAGAGAAGATGGTAAGCTATGAAAAAGTCAAAGAACAACTATTATTAAATTCGTCTTATCCAATTGTTTCATATTTACCAAGTGAGCTGTGCCCACCCGTTTGAGTTtgaatttacttttaaatcttcatttctttgaaGACTAGCCGTTGCAACCTTCTTCTCTACCTCATGGACCCGTCTGTGGAGTctccatcatcatcttcacaTCCCAACCAGGTTCGTTTACTGGGACACCCTTGTCGTGTCggattttcattttctgatGTATTTTCAGCTGATTTCTTAGGGACCGACCAGCTTCATGGGTTCGCCGCCATTGTCCAGCCCTGATTCCGACAAGCGTTTCTGGAGCTCCCTTCGATGTCGGGTCGACTCGCTTCTTGAGCAACGAAATGCCAAATCTTCAAATCTTGTGAGTGCTTTTCTCTTCGAGTTCTTCGTTTTCGAGCTAAGCTTTTTTCCATGTCAATGGAGCTTGAAAATTCATGTGTTTGTGGGGATAGAACATGAACAAATCGGAAAGGGCAAAGAGATTGAAGGAAGATTCTTTGCTTTTGATGAGAGGATTCGACTCTGTTGGCTATACTCTGTCTCAGCTTTCCAACAATTTGGATAACGCCTTGCAGGTAAACGCCACTCTCCACTCTTCCGTTCTTTGTATTCTgtattgaggattgttgggagggagtctcacatGGGCTAATTTCGGGAATGATTGTAAGTTTATAAGTAGGGGATACATCTCCACttgtacgaggccttttggggaagcccaaagcaaagtcatgagagcctatgctcaaagtggacaatataatACTATTGTTAAGTCGTGATGCCTAACATTGTATTAGAGCCAtacccttaacttagctatgtcaatagaatcttcaaatgtcaaagaaagaagttgtgagtgtcgaaggtgtagtcaaaagtgacttgagtatcgaacaaagggtgtgcTTTGTTTGAgaactccagagaaggagtcgagcctcgattaaggggagaggttgttcgagggctccataggcctcaagagaggctctatagtatactttgttcgaggagaggattgtCGAGCAttattgggagggagtctcacattgactaatttaagaaatgatcgtgggtttattaAGTATACATCTTCGTGGGTACaaggccttttgaggaagcccaaagtaaagcggataatatcatactattgtagagagtcgtgattcctaacatttgCCCGTTGGTGCGGTATAAAACTAgcaattttatcaaattctcTTAAACCCCACAAAACCAAGATATGATTTTGAGGGCTGATTCCAGGGTACTAAGGATCTGGTTCAAGCACCAACCTTGACGGAGATCTTCCAAAGCAACCTCAAGAACTCCGAGGTTGAGCATGAGTTCGTGGAGCTCAAGCAAGcaacaaagagaaaatatgATGATACTCATTGCTTAGAAGATTCAGAGGTtaatttagagaaagaaaaccaGCAAAACCCAACAGACAACCTTAAAAGGGCTAAACATGTTGGTTCCTTGCCTCTGTCATCTGTATTTGAACAAGTTCTTACTGCAATATTAACCTTTTGGCCTGCGTTTCTCCAGCTTGCAGTTGCAATGGCTACAAAAACAGCATCTCTGGCAAGAgaattaaaatcattaaaatccAATATATGTTTTATGCAAGAACGATGCGCCATACTTGATGAAGAGAATAGGAGACTTCGCAACGGTGTTTCCACCGGGGTCAGACCGGAAGAAGATGATTTGGTTCGTATCATTATTATGATGATTATTTGTTCTTCCTTCCCACTTCTGTTTATGTGTAGTCTGTgtcgaggattgttgggacGGAGTCCCACATTGTCTAATTCCCTCCCATATTgtctaatttagggaatgatcgtaaGTTTGTAATAAGGAATACAtgtccattggtatgaggccttttggggaagcccaaagcaaagtcatgagagcttaggctcaaagtggataatatcataccattgtggagagtcgtgattccaaACATGGTACCAGAGCCATACCCTTAACTTAGTTATGTCAATAtaatcctcaaatgttgaacaaaaaagttgtgagcctcgaagatatcaaacaaagggtgtactttgtttgacacttaagtcacttttgactaaaactgttcgaggactccaaaggagttgaGTCTCAATTAAGAGaaggaggctgttcgagggctccataggcctcagggaaggctctatagtgtactttgttcgagaggaggattgttgggaggggtgtcccacatcgactaattaagggcttgatcatgagtttataagtaagaaatacatctctgTTGGTACGAAGCCTTTTaaggataatatcatatcattgtggagagtcgtgattacTAACTTTCTCTTCGGTGGTAAATCAGGTTAGGCTTCAAATGGAGGCACTGCTAGCTGAGAAATCAAGATTAGCAAATGAAAATGCAAACTTAACAAGGGAAAATCAATGCCTTTACCAGCTTGCGGAGTATCACCAGCTCACATCCCAAGATCTTTCGCTATCTTACGACGAAGCCATCGGCATGTGTTTGGACTTCTCGTCACCACCACCTGCCATTGTCGAAGGAGCTGAAGGACAAGGACAAGGACAAGGACAAGGACAGGGATGAGGTGAAGGACAAGGACAATGTGACTGTATTGACAAAGAAATTACTCAAACATCTAGAGCTGATCATTTTAGCTTTTCTACCTCTCTTGATGAACTCCACCAAGAAGAGTAGAGGTGATTCCGGACCAGAAAACGCAGGCTCGAACGTCGGTTGCTTCTCGTTCACAATCCTGTAACCAAGTTAACTCAATCTTCACTGCATTTAGTTCCGAAATAAATCTATGGTCATAGCATTTTCTACACTGTCGTATTCGTCTACTATCAAACCAGGTTCCATGCTAGAAGCTTCAAACAAACGCGCGATTCATGAGCTGAGTCGATAGCTGATTGTCGTTTGTTGTGTAGCATATGGAACCTGTTTTACACTACTTATACATTTAGGGGCGAACGGCATACCGTTTGAACAACCTCCGAAACATGTCATAACTGGAAGAACAAGATCAGTCAGTCTtaaaacatatacataacagcTCAACAGAGGACGAAGACGAGCTTTCGTGTTCGAAAGAGAGACGGTTTATACTAATGCAACATTTTCAGCTCTTTTCACTTTGTTTTTGtcactttctttctcttaGCTGCAGAACGCTCGGCGTCACGACCCGTGCCAGGAGACATAGCATCACGAATTGCTCGAGAAGAAGCGTTGACAGCTGATTCAGTAACTTTTGTGAGATTGGAGACTAAGATCACATCCTTCATTTTCTCCAGCACTTCAGAAATATTTCTATTCCCTTTCTCATACTacacaaatcaaacaaaataacttCCCATCAAATACTAAAAAATCATgttgatttggtttggtttagGCAACGGAGGGGGCACGAATGCTCCCCCCGACACAAAAAGTTCGTAAACCCGTTCACGGGTTGTTTGATGTCGAGACATCGACAATGACCCTTTTCAGGTTCACTTGCAGAAACCTTGTTACgacttcttcttcctctagtGATAAGGATCAATGGACTTCTCGCGATGTCGAGGGCAGTGAACCGCCCACGTCACCGCGATCTGAACATTTCACCGGACCAGGGACGTAGTCAACGCGAGCTATTGACTCGCACTTACTAGAAATCCCACGTTGAAAACCAACAATTGCAATGATCTATCGTATAAAGCATGCAATCAAAGGTACGTACTGCTTCGACTTTACAAAGAGCTATTTCCAACTTCCGAGTAAGCTGATGGTTTTCGTCGATTAAGGCTTGAACCTGACATACATTAAGACGGTACTGTTCATAGATATACGAATGAGAATCGAGATtcattaatatgaaaataacgAAACTAACCTTTTTCTCGGATTCAAAGTATAAGCCCCTGTATCCGACATCTATTGGTGATGAGCTTTCACTCAACAATGGATTCTCATCATTCTGCTAGACATTGAACAaccaattaaaagaaaatcatagaGCAAAATGAACTTCAAAACATATCATGTCAATTCCTATGCTTTGGCACCTTAGCTTTCAATGCGTTTATGGTTCGTTCTTGAGTTTCGAGTAGTTTAACTACATAATCAATCTTTCCGTGCAAGTCCCGTTCGC
Protein-coding sequences here:
- the LOC111811238 gene encoding uncharacterized protein LOC111811238 is translated as MDPSVESPSSSSHPNQGPTSFMGSPPLSSPDSDKRFWSSLRCRVDSLLEQRNAKSSNLNMNKSERAKRLKEDSLLLMRGFDSVGYTLSQLSNNLDNALQGTKDLVQAPTLTEIFQSNLKNSEVEHEFVELKQATKRKYDDTHCLEDSEVNLEKENQQNPTDNLKRAKHLAVAMATKTASLARELKSLKSNICFMQERCAILDEENRRLRNGVSTGVRPEEDDLVRLQMEALLAEKSRLANENANLTRENQCLYQLAEYHQLTSQDLSLSYDEAIGMCLDFSSPPPAIVEGAEGQGQGQGQGQG
- the LOC111811239 gene encoding uncharacterized protein LOC111811239, with protein sequence MELPDLPCTSSKKRAKKLYPSVTRRSERIRNAITPFENDCIEPVSEEIAFSETEKDDEPPAEGRKHLDEPNSGERDLHGKIDYVVKLLETQERTINALKAKNDENPLLSESSSPIDVGYRGLYFESEKKVQALIDENHQLTRKLEIALCKVEAYEKGNRNISEVLEKMKDVILVSNLTKVTESAVNASSRAIRDAMSPGTGRDAERSAAKRKKVTKTK